The Bacteroidia bacterium genome segment ATCTTTTGTATGCATAGGACAAGAATCCTTCTTTGCTTTTTTCTTGTCACAACTGTCTAATTTGAACAGAAAGGAACTATGTTTCAGTTCATTCTGGCAATAATGTTTTTGCACTACAAAGCCCACAGAGCTAAGTAATATGCAAATTGTCAGGATGATATGTATAATTTTTCTAAGCAAGGATTTTTATCTCATACAAAGGAACTGATATTTCAAAAAAAACTGTTATACATTTTTGGGAAATAGTTGCATGATTTTGCGCAAAACTACAGCACCCAGAATTCAGGATCTAATCCCAATTCTCTGGCTTGGGATTTAATTTCTTCTGCATAGGTAGGATTAGTAATGAGAACCAAATCAGGATTCTCTGCAACTATATGCTCAGGTGCGACCACCAATTGGCCACTGCCTGGTAAATATTTTCCCTGTCGCTTTTCATTAATATCTACGATTACTTTTATCAAATCATTAACTTCAAATAAGTTGAAGAAAGAAACCGCTCTGGCACCCGCCCCCCAGGCAACAACTTTTTTTCCTTCTTCTGTAAGTGTTTTGATACGCTTGGTAGAGCTCATCTTGATCTCTTCTAAAGCCTCGGCAATCTTTAGGGCTTTATTCTTTAGTTCCTGCCTAATCTTAGGGACAGCTGGTATTGACAATTCTCTGGGCTTAGCTTCGATAGCCAAAAATTCATTTTTCCAGCAAGGATAGATATCCAATACTTCAAATCCACAAAGCTCAAAGAAATACCTCAAACTTTCTGGGGTATACCAGGATTTGTGTTCATAGACCAGGTTCCAAATACAGAGTTCGTCTAAATTGAAGTCGGTATTAGGCACTTCAAAGTAAACAATCGTGTCCCGCTGAGTTTCTAAATTTGAGCGCATGCTTTTCAGAAAATCAAAAGGATCATTCAGTAGATCTACAACTAACCTACATATGACAAAATCGGCTTGTAGATGTGCATACGATTTTGAATAATAATCTCGTATAAAAGAAACCTTATCATTTTTCTCTCCAATAAGATTCTCGTGATTGAAACCAGGATCTATACCAATGCCAGCATTCCCACCCTTTTGACAAATTTGACTCAGGAAATAACCCTCTCCACATCCAACGTCAAGAATTTGCTTTTCTCTCAGATCATATTTATTTATGAGTCTATTGGTTGCCTCCTCTACATAGGCTTGAAATGAAGGCGACTTGGCTAAAGAAAAATCATAAGAATCAAACTGGATATTTTCATGACTATGGCCCTCATTGCAGATATAGCCACAATGGTCGCAATACGAAAGGATAATATCTCCTTTTAAGGCCTTGTGGGCTTTTTCCACTGAGGATGCAAAAATCCCATCTTGCGTTGGCATCTTTGGGATTTCAAAAAAGTTCTCGGCCTCTTTTTCTCCACATAATGAGCAAAGGTGTTTCGTGGCAATTTTCAATTCATTGTGTTCTACAATCATATGTATAGCATTTAATAGACTAGGGGTTAAATATTAATACAACCACAGGCGCAGGACTAGAATAAGCCAGATAATAGCCTAGACGTACTATTTCCAGAAAAGGCTTCCACCTCTTCATAATTTTTTTATTGTGCTGGAAACCTTTAGAGAAACTTCTACGACTTAGCCTAATGAGTCTTTCTTTTTGATTGCCCATCTACAGCCTTTATTCAGTTAAGGTTAATTATTCACGTTAAGTTTAAAGTCGAAAAATGAGTCTTAATCATTTATGCTCTGTATGTCAAAGTCATGATACAACCGAACTGTACTCACTCTCTCAGGTACCTACTCAAGATGGGCGTCTTTCTGAAACCCTCAAGGAAGCCAAAAGTAGCCCCATAGGGAATATTGATCTGGTGTATTGCTATTCTTGTGGATATGTAGAAAACGTAAGTTATGACCGGGGAAAAACGAATTTTGATTCTTATGATTTTTCTGTCTTTCATTCTCCCTCCTTTGCCTCTTATCTTGATAGGATCGTATCTAGACTGGTGAAAAAGCATCATATATACAACAAGACAATTTTGGAAGTGGGTTCTGGGGATGGCTATTTTCTCAAATCACTTTGTTTACTCGGGGATAATGATGGTATTGGCATAGATCCTGGGTTTGAACTTAAAGCAGAAAAACATTCTACTTTTTCTGTAAACTTTATTCGCGAGTACTATTCCGAAAAACACCAGGATCTTAGACCTGATTTCTTGTTTTGTCGCCATGTATTAAATGCTGTTCCTGACCCCATAGGATTTCTCAAGACAATCAGAAAAAATCTAAAGAATACTCCTGATTGTGTACTTTATTTTGAAGTTCCCAATGCACATTACACATTTGGAGAAAAAGTTGTTTGGAATGTTGTCTATGAACACAAATCGTGGTTTGCCCCCGCTTCACTCGTCCATATTTTTGAACATTGCGGGTTTGAAGTATTAGACGTAGTTCCTTGTTGGAAGGACGAATTTTTGGCAATTGAAGTCAGGCTTGCGCAAGCAGCTTTTAAGGTGGATGCGGTATTTAAAAAAGACCTTGTGTTGTTTTCAAATGAGGTTCAATCATTTCAAAATAGTGTTGAAAAAATCACAGAAGAAAATAGAAAAAGAGTAGCAACAATTGGAACGAAAAGCGTTAAAGTTGTCATGTGGGGCGCAGGAGCTAGAGGGCTTGCATTCTTAAATATGTACCCAGTTGATAAAACTATCCAATATGTTGTCGATATCAATCCCCTGAGGCATGGGAAATTTATGCCAGGATCAGGACATACTGTAATCAGCCCTGAAGAGCTCTCTGCGATTAAACCGGATTTGATCATTATTAATAACCCTACCTATGAATTGGAGATAAAAAACCATGCTTCGAGACTTGGATTACATGCAGAATTTTGGGTTCTTAATTAAAATATACGTATGAATACGCCTACAATAAGCATACTTGTAGTTACCTATAATCGTAGCCAAATTGTACGACGGGCTGTAGATAGCATCCTTGCACAAACCTATCAAGATTTTGAAATCATATTGGTCAACAACGGATCTACTGATAATACGAGCGCAGTTTTGGCTCCCTATCTGGACAATGAGAAGATTAGGTATTTCACTATATCTGAAAACAAGGGTGCTGCAGCTGGATTTAACTTTGCTTTTGATCAAATTCAGGGGGAGTGGTTTACTTTGTTACCAGATGATGATGTACTTCTTCCTAGTGCTTTTGAAACCCTTCTCAAGATTCCCCAAAATATTGATCCGACTATCACTGCGGTAACATGTAATTGTATTGACAGCTCAACCAGGGGCTTTTCAGGGTACGGATTGTATGAAAGCCAATTCCTGGACTTAGAAAAGATTGTGAAAAATTGCTCCGGTGAATTTTACGGAATTACCAAAACCGAATTATTAGGAAATAAGCGGTTGAATGTTGATTTGATAGGATATGAAGATTCTTTTTGGTACCAAATTGATGCGATAGCCAAACGGTATTACTTACACGAAGCCCACAGAATATATTCTACAGAGATCGACCCCTTATATAGAATCTCTATGACTAATGAAAGCCATCAGAGAAATATCAAGCGAAAAGTCCAATTATACAGTGTTTTATTGCATGAAGACTTCTATTGGAAAGTTACCAAAAAATACAACTTAAAGGAATTTCTCATGCGATCCTTTTATGGGTGGTTTTTCCTACATCTGGTGAAGGACAAGGAAGGAAGTCAGGGATATGCACAAAAACTGGCAGAGATTCCTGGCTTTAATAAATACAAACTTTTTTCGATGATCTTCACTTTAATGGGAACCAAGATCTCCAAATTCCTATATGTAAAGAAGCTGGTTTAAACAAAACCAAATATTTCTTACATAAAAAAATCTATTGGAAGCTTTTTCCAATAAAAATACGACTAGGCTAGTAAAAGAGTCTAAAATCTTGGATCAAGATCAAAAATTAGCTGAATCTTTAATAGGTGCTTGTCGAAAGGGAGATTTATCTGCTCAAAGAAATCTCTATGCACACTATTATCGTTATGCGATGGGAGTTGCACTTAGGTTCTGTAGCACCAGAGAAGATGCGATGGAGGTTGTTAATGACAGTTTCTTAAAGGTCTTTGTAAAACTACAGTCCAAAGAAAAAATAAAAGTTTTCCGACCCTGGTTTCGTCGTGTTCTGATAAATACCTCTATTGATAACTTTAGGAAACAGAAAAACCGATTTCAAACCCTGGAGATTGCCTATGCTTTTTCTGAGAAAGATTCTTACACCATTCTCGATAAGCTAAATGAGGAGGAAATAATAGCGTTGATCCAAAAACTGAGTCCGGCATATAGGATGGTATTTAATTTATATGTCATCGAGGGTCATTCGCACAAAGAGATTGCAGATAAACTTGGCATAGAGGTAAGCACATCAAAGGGCAATCTCTCCAAAGCGAAAGCCCGCTTAAGGATATTGCTCAGTAAGATATATCCTGAAAGAATTGAACATTATGGATGAACAAAACATAGATCGCAGGCTTAAAGAGCGATTTGAATCATTCGAAGACTCACGCTTTGATGAGCAAAATTGGGAAAGATTATCCCTTGCCCTCTCTCATATCAATAAATCAGCAGGGAGAGTCTTGATTAGTTCCAAACAATTTCTTTATTCGACCATCATTCTTTTACTTTTATCCAACCTTATCCTCATAGGTTTTTTGCTAAAAGGTAATGCTAGAATCGAGCAACTTATGGACAAAGTCATAGAGAATGGAGATATAAAAAGCACTAATGACACGATCTATATTGCCGCTGCTACTCCATTGACCATTGCTATAAATACAGACTTACCATCAGGGGAAACCCTTAACCCTTTGACGAAACCAGAAAATAGAGAAACTTTTTTATCTAAAACAAGCAATCATATTAAGGAAGAACTTTTACCAAAGGAAAAAATTGAGTTAGAGAAAAGCGCCTCGTATATAACCAAAACAGAAGGTAGAGAAAATCTAAAAACACAATCTAGGTCGATGAGCATAGATAGTTTAGCTCCTACTGCTAAGGAGGTCAAAAATAGTGCAGTTCCTAAAGAATTAGTGAATACACCCAAAGATGCTATTGCTGATAATAAACATTCAAAAAGATTACAATTACCAAAATTGAGCCTCAGACCTGGTTTTTTCATTGGACTTCCTAGAATCAGTACGGATAAGAGTAAAACAGTTCCTGGATTTACCTTGGGGGTTGATCTGGAATTTCAATTGTCAGATCAGTTGAATCTTCATACAGCTATTTCTTATCTCCCGCTTTCCTATAAAATCGATGATCATGATCTTCCTGGAGCGATAAATCAATTAATTAAGACCTATCCTGCTATTTCAGAAGATCAGTCTATAAGAAGCTTGCATGAGGTAATGTCAACTTCTCAAACTTTCGAAATACCCCTTGGGATTAGATATGATCTAAAAGTTCTAAATAATTCAAGGGTTTTTGTTGAAGGAGGTATCTATGGGAGATGGTTTTTAAACCAAAAATTTGAATACGAATTCACTAAGGGAGAGAGCAGGCTTATACGGAATATGAAGTTTCATGATCCATCCTTTTCTTTTGGAGGGTTTTACGCAGCCTTCGGGAATAAAATTAGACTACGGAAAAACATAGGGGAAATAGAAATTTTTCTAAAAAGAGATTGGAAGCCGCAAGGTTTAGAAGGCAGAATTTATAGTATCTGGGGCTTAAAGGGATCATACAGATTGCATCCCTAATCATTAATATAAATAATCAGTTTTGAGCTTTGATTTCACTGCATGTGAACTCAAGAGATTAAGCGTTTGCAAAAGAAGTATGAATTTCACTCAGAAATTGAAAAATCGAATCAGTAGTGGGCATGAGCGAACGGTTCGAGCAAAAAAGAATATTCTCCTTGCAATTTTTTATCGGGGTATAGGAATTTTAGTAGGCTTTGCCATATCTCCTTTGTCTTTAGCATACCTTGACCAAACCCAACTTGGCATCTTCATTTTAATTTCTACAACCTTTGATTGGTTTGAAGATCTTGATTTAGGAGTAGGTAAAGGGATGAAAAATAAGGTAGGTGAAGCAGTTGCAAAGGGTAAGGATTTGGAGGCAAGGGCTTATATAAGCTCAGCCTATGGGGCGGTATCGATTATTTTTGCTTCACTTGCTTTTGTCTTCATTTTTGCAAGCTTCCTGATCCCATGGTCAGAGTTTACAAAAACTGATCCTGGGATGAATTCGGAAATACGAATGTTGGCCATTATAGTTTGTGCAGCTTTTGCGATTCGCTTTGTTTCCTCTTTGATATATGACATTTTTGGCGCACTTCAAGAAACGGCCAAGATTGATTTTTACCATACCTTGACAAAGGTTACTTTCCTGGTGATCATGTGTCTGTTAATTTACTCGACCGAATCTTCTCTCCTGTATTTCGGTGCTTCCAAGTCCTTCACTTTTGCTTTTATCCCCTTGATAGTTGGCTTTTTTGCTTTTAGAAAAAACCTAAGGAAATACGCTCCTTCTATTCTCTTTTTCCAAAAGAAATATCTAAATACCCTGCTGAGTTTAGGAGGGATGTTCTTCCTGATCAGAGTAGCTATGGTAGTCATTTATCAAACCAATACCCTACTAATCACCACCCTTCTGGATGTCAGTCTGGTTCCGATTTATGATTTCTCCTACAAGTATTTTAGTATCCTCCTCATGCTATTTGTGATCATTACGAATCAACTTTGGCCTGCTTATGTAGAAGCTTATGCCAAAAATGATTATGAATGGATGAGAACTACTATCGACAAAATTGTAAAGATTTGGCTGGGCAGCGTCGTTTTGGGAATCCTCATGGTTCTATTTTCACAAGTCTTCTATTTCTATTGGATCAACGTCTGGCAAACAGAAGACAAGATTATGGTTTTTCCCCTGTCAGTGTCCATTTTTATTTGTATGTCCGTTTGTATGACTAATTGGGTAAACGCCTTTAACCTGGTCCTGAATGGTACTGGCAAGATTCGTTTGCAAATGTATGCCATGATCTTTGCAGCCATAATAAATATCCCAGCCTCAATTTTTTTTACCAAAACTTTAGGGATGGGTATAGAAGGGATCATTTTGGGTACGCTAGTAAGCCTGATCCCAAATGCGATTTTGGCCCCTGTCCAGGTTAAAATGATTCTTAGAAAAAAGGACAAGGGAATATGGTCCAAATAAAGTACAGTAATTCATTCTAATTCCGTTTTTGCCATATGATCAAAACTATGAATCTTAGTAAGTCTTTGCTCGATAAGTTAATCCGAAGGAAAAGCATATGGTATGAAAAATTGAGAGGATTGGATTTTACTAGGACTGTGGATAGTAAAACCCTTCGTTTAGACTATTTCGAAGGGGATGTGTTTTACGCAGCTACTTTAAGCCGTGATTTAATAGAAGTATTAGATGTTATTTCAATTCCAGAGGGAAGCAGAATCCTCGATTTTGGGGCAGGAAAAGGAGCTGCCATGAAAATCATGCAAAAATATAACTTCCTGGAGGTTGCAGGTGTAGAAATATCCGGAGATTTATGCAAAATTGCCCAGAAGAATTTCAAGATCTTAGGGTTCACAGATCTTGAAATATATGAATCGGATGCTTCCCTATTCGTGGATATAGATCGATTTACTCATTTTTATTTTTTTCACCCCTTTTCTAGAGATGTGATGAAGCAAGTTCTAGATAATATCCTAAAATCAGTTCAGGTTTTCCCTAGGAAAGTGAGCCTGATTTATTACAATCCCGGTTATCAGGATTTGCTTGATGCTAGACGAGAACTGAAGCTTGAGAAAAGCTTCGAAGGATGGAAATACAGGACCCTGGTTTATTCATACAAATAAATCCTCGAAATTTGTTCAAAATTTATACTCAATATTATGGCTGTTCTTAATGGACAAAAGAGAATATATTCTTCTCTTATCGGGAAAATAAAAAGGAAAATAAAAATTATTCGAGAGAAGCTTATGGGTCTAGATTTTACTAAAACCGTTGATAACAAATCACTTGGGCTTGATGAATTTGGTGAAGGGATATTTTATGCTCCAAGCGAAAATCGAGACCTGGAAAAAATACTGAATACTCTCAGAATCTCTCCCTTAGATCGAATTCTGGATTATGGTGCTGGTAAAGGGGCAGCCATGATGTTAATGGATAACTATGATTTTGCAGAGGTAGCAGGGGTAGAGATTTCAAAAGAACTCTGTGAAATTGCTAAGAAAAACTTTAAGCATCTTCAAAAGCCTCACCTGAAGGTTTACGAATCAGATGCACGGGAATTCTCTGATATTGAGCGTTTCACGCATTTTTATTTCCTTCATCCCTTCCCTCCAGATGTGATGGAAGTTGTATTAAATAACATCCGGGATTCTTTTATAAAGAACCTGAGAAAAGTCAATCTAATATATTATAGTCCAGCTCATAAAAATGTATTTGAGGAGCGAAATGACCTATTCTTGAATGTGTCTATTAAAGGGTGGAGATATGAAACTAATATCTGTACCGAGCGGTGGACAAAAGAGGAAAAACCATCGATTTTATCTTTTTCACAAACGTAATGCAAAGGCTGCAAAACGCTTTCTACAGAAAGAAATCAAAGGTTTAAAGAATTGGCAACAGCCTTACGTTATCAATACAGATCAAAATCCTAGCTATGGAGCAGCAATAAAAATGCTCAAGGAAGAAAATCGCATTTCAGAATTTTGTGAGCAT includes the following:
- a CDS encoding class I SAM-dependent methyltransferase — translated: MSLNHLCSVCQSHDTTELYSLSQVPTQDGRLSETLKEAKSSPIGNIDLVYCYSCGYVENVSYDRGKTNFDSYDFSVFHSPSFASYLDRIVSRLVKKHHIYNKTILEVGSGDGYFLKSLCLLGDNDGIGIDPGFELKAEKHSTFSVNFIREYYSEKHQDLRPDFLFCRHVLNAVPDPIGFLKTIRKNLKNTPDCVLYFEVPNAHYTFGEKVVWNVVYEHKSWFAPASLVHIFEHCGFEVLDVVPCWKDEFLAIEVRLAQAAFKVDAVFKKDLVLFSNEVQSFQNSVEKITEENRKRVATIGTKSVKVVMWGAGARGLAFLNMYPVDKTIQYVVDINPLRHGKFMPGSGHTVISPEELSAIKPDLIIINNPTYELEIKNHASRLGLHAEFWVLN
- a CDS encoding class I SAM-dependent methyltransferase, translating into MPTQDGIFASSVEKAHKALKGDIILSYCDHCGYICNEGHSHENIQFDSYDFSLAKSPSFQAYVEEATNRLINKYDLREKQILDVGCGEGYFLSQICQKGGNAGIGIDPGFNHENLIGEKNDKVSFIRDYYSKSYAHLQADFVICRLVVDLLNDPFDFLKSMRSNLETQRDTIVYFEVPNTDFNLDELCIWNLVYEHKSWYTPESLRYFFELCGFEVLDIYPCWKNEFLAIEAKPRELSIPAVPKIRQELKNKALKIAEALEEIKMSSTKRIKTLTEEGKKVVAWGAGARAVSFFNLFEVNDLIKVIVDINEKRQGKYLPGSGQLVVAPEHIVAENPDLVLITNPTYAEEIKSQARELGLDPEFWVL
- a CDS encoding RNA polymerase sigma factor, whose protein sequence is MDQDQKLAESLIGACRKGDLSAQRNLYAHYYRYAMGVALRFCSTREDAMEVVNDSFLKVFVKLQSKEKIKVFRPWFRRVLINTSIDNFRKQKNRFQTLEIAYAFSEKDSYTILDKLNEEEIIALIQKLSPAYRMVFNLYVIEGHSHKEIADKLGIEVSTSKGNLSKAKARLRILLSKIYPERIEHYG
- a CDS encoding glycosyltransferase family 2 protein, which codes for MNTPTISILVVTYNRSQIVRRAVDSILAQTYQDFEIILVNNGSTDNTSAVLAPYLDNEKIRYFTISENKGAAAGFNFAFDQIQGEWFTLLPDDDVLLPSAFETLLKIPQNIDPTITAVTCNCIDSSTRGFSGYGLYESQFLDLEKIVKNCSGEFYGITKTELLGNKRLNVDLIGYEDSFWYQIDAIAKRYYLHEAHRIYSTEIDPLYRISMTNESHQRNIKRKVQLYSVLLHEDFYWKVTKKYNLKEFLMRSFYGWFFLHLVKDKEGSQGYAQKLAEIPGFNKYKLFSMIFTLMGTKISKFLYVKKLV